Sequence from the Undibacterium piscinae genome:
GTAGTGGGTTCATCAAGGATCACCAGTTTGGGCTCGTGTATCAGGGTGCAGACCAGTCCGAGTTTTTGTTTCATGCCGCCCGACAGATTCTTCATGGGGCGATCGCGAAAACGTTCCAGCCTGGTGCTGCGCAACAAGGCTTCCTTACGGCTACTCAGTTGTTCATCGGTCAGCAAGCGTAAACCGCCGAAGTAATCGATATTTTCCTCTACCGACAAATCGCCATACAGATTTTGCCCCAATCCTTGCGGCATCAACCCTATCCTGTCCTTGACCTGTTCGCAGGCGCGCTCGGAATCGAGCAGGCAGCCAAACACCCTTAAGTCGCCGGCATCATGCGCCAGCACCCCGGCCACCGATTTGAGCAAACTACTTTTACCGGCACCATCGGGGCCGATCAGGCCATAAATTTCACCGGGATGCACTTGCAGATCGATGCCATCCATCGCCAGGCTAGTGCCGTAGCGTTTGAACAGGGATCTTGCCTCAACCACCAGGCCGGGCGCACTGCCCTGGCTCACTACCGGCATATCAGAAACCGCGCTCATTTCCAGCTAGGCTTTTGCCAGACTGCATTCTCTTTCCAACGGATGACGGCATCGGCCGGCAAACCCGGTGTCAACTTGTGATCCGGATTTTTATCTATCGCCAGTTTCACGGCATACACCAGTTTGACCCTTTCATCGGTAGTCTGCACTTCCTTAGGGGTAAATTCGGCACGCGAGGCAATGAAACTAACCTTGGCGGTATAGAACTGATCCGGTTGCGCATCAATGTAAATACGTACCGGCAAACCCAGGCGCAGTTGGCCGATTTTCGATTCCGGCACATACACTTTCAGGTGCAGGGCGTCGAGATCGACCATATCGAGAATCGCGCTGCCGGGCATGACGACCTCACCGGGTTCGCGCAAACGCGCCAGCACCACACCGGTAGCGGGTGCCTTGATTACCAGATCGCCCAGGATCGCATTGGCCTCCGCTACGGCAGCAACCGCGCGCTCGCGCTGCGCCTGCAAGGCGCCGATTTCCTGTTGTTTGGCTTTGACTTTGTCACCGCCGAGACCGGCCTGCAAAGCTCCTTGCTGTGCCCTGCTGACGCTTTCCTGGGCCGCTTTCACATCAGCTTGCGCCACTTGCCAGGCCAGATCAGCCTGCTCGTAACGATGGCGCTCTATCACGCCGCGTTCAAATAAATCCTTATGCCTTTGCGCATCGCGGCGTGCCTGCAACTCTACCGCACTGGCCTTGCCTGACATGGCTTGCGCCTGACTCACGGCAGCATCCGCGCCATTAATGGCCATCGGCACTTCTTTTTGGGTGACATCCAGTGCCGCCTGTGCCCCGCGCAATTGCGCTTCGCTGCCATTAAGCGCTTGCCTGGCCTGCTCTACCCTCGATTGGAAAGTCGTATCTTCCAGTTGCGCCACCACGGTACCAACACTAACAGTCTCGCCTTCCCTGGCCATGATCTTGACTACCCGCCCCGGATATTTGGCGGCAGCCACGATGCGTTCGCCCTCTATGCGTCCGCTGGCGGCAATTAAGCCTTCAGGCAATTTCTTGCTCTGCGCCAGATAATAAAAAAAAACCGGCTACGATGACCACTGCAGCCACGAGCAACAGGCCAGGACCTATCAATTTACGTTTGTCTTGTATGTTTGTTTGCATTATTTTTCTCGAAAAAATTAGCTAGGACTTACGCAAAATTGTTCCAGCCAGGCGTACCGTCGGAGACAGTACTTTAGTACGACAAGACGGATACAACGACGCTGGGGCGGTTTTGCGTAAGCCCTATTAAAGTTGACCGCTGGCGTATTGCAACTGCAAACGCGCCAACTCCCTGTCATAAATGGCATTGTCACGATTCGAATACGCTTGCAAGCGGCGCGTTTCCGCATCAAGCACATCGCTGTTGGGTGCCAGGCCGGAGCGATAACGCTCACGTGCCAGCAGCAAAGTTTCATCAGCTTGCTCGCTGGCCTTGCCAACCAGCGCCATACGCGCATTGGCCTCCTGTTGCGATAGCCATGACTGACGCACTTGCAAGGCAATCCGCTCGCGGGTGTCTTCCTGAATTTCCTGTATCGCCTGCGCAGTGGCGCTTAATTGCGCCGCCTGATGACGGATCAGGCCACCGTCGAACAATTCCCACTTCATCACAACACCGACCCACCAACCCTTGTCTTCGACCAGGTAACGGTTTTCCAGTTTGCTCCAGCCGGCACTGACGCCAATCTGCGGCAAATGTCCGGCCGCTACACTGGACGCTTGCTTTTTATACGCCAGACTTTGCTGATCAAGTTCCTGCAACTCTTTGCGCCGGGCATTGGCTGAGCTGAGTAAATAAGTCAGATCGCCAGTCACGTCAGAAGTCTGGTCGTTACTGAGCGATGCCTGACTGCCCGCACCGATATCAAGAATATCGACGATGCCGTCTTGCGGCCGCCCGAGCCAGCGGTTATAGGCGGCACGCGCCATTGCCAGCGCATTCCCAGCCTGCAGACCAAGTTGCTCCGCATTGGCCAGCGCCACTTGCGATGCCAGCAAATCATGGCGGGCGACGTAGCCCTGATCGAACAAGGCTAGGACGTCGCTGACATGTTTGCCAACGGCCGTGATATGACTTTTAGCGACCTCTTGCGCATGGCTGGCGCGTAGCACGGCAATATATGATTGCGCCACTGCCAGCTTCAGCTCACTTTTGCTTTGGCCGGTACGCGCCTGAGCGGCATCGGCCTGCGCTTGCGCCGCCGCCACCCCGGCAGAAATTTTGCCACCGGTGTACACCGGCGCTGACAATGCCACACCACCAAAGTAGGTTCCGTCTTGCGCAAACGGCAAACTGGCACCTTTCAGAAAAGGCAGGGCGGGGATATTTACTTTGGCGGAAGGTTCAGATTCGGTGCGCATGTAGCCGGCATCGAGACTGACTTTAGGTAAATGATTGGCTTGTACAGAGGCCAGTTGATGGTTGGCGGCAAGTTCTTTTTGTTGCGACGCGGCAAAATAATGGTCGCGTTGCAGTGCGATATCCCATGCCTGCTGCATAGTCTCGGCCGCATGCGTCTGCGCGGCGCCAAGAGCAACATTGAGAAAAATCAAATTTAATGCAATTGATTTAATCTTTAAATATTTAAACGTGTTTTTGCGAAAATTAAGAGCACTCAATGAAAAATGCGAGCATGCTGCGGGCATCGCAAGAGTCGCCCCCAAAGGGATGGGCTGAGAGCGGAGTAGTCCTGAAAATTGAGTCATCATGGCATCACTAAAGGATAGTGGACTCAGTATATTGCTGCAATTGCACAATTGAATTGATCCGGATCAATTTCGATCGCTGGCTTGTTTGCCACAATGAGCCAGCAAGCTAAAGTAAAGAAAAGTAAAGCCCGCCTAAGGAGTAGCAAATGAAGGAGTCCGAAATGAAGCAGTTGCCGATGAAGACGACGCAATCGAAGCTGGCAGCAATCGCAAGTGCGGATCAGCCCCACCATATCTGCTATCTGACCGGCGACGAAATACCGGTGAACCCTATGGATATGGCACTGCACAGTCAGATTGCCAAATTTACCGCCGGTGTTTCTCCCATCAGCGTCATTCTCGCCTGCATGGATTGGGGTCTGCATCTGGCCGCCTCTCCTGGCAAGCAACTCGATTTACTCAAGATGAGGGAAAAGCAGGCCACAGAATGGCCAAAGTGGATCTCGGAAGCGATCGCGGCAAATGCGGGCGGACAAAAACCCATTACCGAAACCGGTGCGGAACTGCTTGCCGCCGGCAAAGACGGCCGTTTTGCGTATCCGGGATGGAACGCCTGGCCCTTCAATGCACTAAAGAATTCTTTCCTGCAAACCCAGGAATTCTGGCAAAGCGCCACTACCGGCGTGCGCGGAGTGTCGGCGCATCACGAGTACGTGGTCAATTTCGTGTCACGCCAGATGCTCGATATGCTGTCCCCGTCCAATTATCCGCTGCTCAACCCTGAAGTCCTCGCCACCACGGTCGAAACCAAAGGGAAGAATTTAGTCTCCGGCATGCTCCATTGGATGCAGGACAATGGACTGGAATTGGATGTCAATGGCAATGGCAAGCTGAACCATACTCCCAAACCACTGGCCTATACCCCAGGTCACGAAGTGGCGATTACGCCGGGCAAGGTGGTGTTCCGCAATGACTTGATTGAGCTGATTCAGTATTCACCGCAGACTGCCAAGGTATTTGCCGAACCAATACTGATCGTGCCGTCCTGGATCATGAAATATTACATTCTCGATCTGTCACAACACAACTCACTGGTGCGCTTTCTGGTAGAGCAAGGACATACGGTATTCATGATCTCATGGAAAAATCCGACCAAGGAAGACCGTGACCTGGGCATGCACGATTACATAGACAGCGGCCTGTTTGCGGCGCTGGAGGAAGTCGGCCGTATTACCCACAAAAAACCGGTACACGCAGTCGGCTATTGCCTCGGTGGCACACTGCTATCGATAGGGGCGGCGGCATTGGCCAATGGCGCTGCGCGCAAAGCCCATCCAGCCCTGCCTCAGATAAAAAGTATCACGCTACTGGCAGCACAAACCGATTTCAGCGAGCCAGGCGAACTTGGCTTGTTTATAGACGAGAGCCAGTTAGCTATCCTTGATGCGCAGATGTGGGAAAAAGGCTATCTCGACGGTGACCAGATGGCGAGCTCGTTTCAGCTACTCAACTCACGCGATCTGATCTGGTCAAAAATCATGCGCGAATATCAGTTGGGCACGCGTAATTCTCCTAACGATCTGATGTCCTGGAACGCTGACAGCACACGTCTGCCTTACCGTATGCATAGCGAATACCTGAAACACCTGTTCCTGCATAATGATCTGGCCGAAGGTCGCTATGAAGTCAATGGCCATAGCATTGCATTGACCGATCTGCACCTGCCGATGTTCGTGGTAGGTACCGCGCGTGACCACGTCTCTCCCTGGCGCTCGGTCTACAAAATCCATCTGCTAAGCGATTCCCCGATCGAGTTCGTGCTGGCCTCGGGTGGTCATAATGCCGGCATCGTCTCAGAACCGGGTCACGCCCATCGCAGCTACCAATACCTGCCGGTTGAGAAACGCAGCACCACCTATAGCGACCCGGAAGAATGGCTGGCCGCAGCCAGCACCGCGCCAGGCTCCTGGTGGATACACTGGCAGCAATGGCTGGAGCAACACTCCAGCCCGAATAAGATTACTGCACTGACACCAGAATCCGATCCGGATTTAGGTGATGCGCCAGGCCAGTATGTGATGGAGAAATAAGGCCGTATTCCTGCGGCAAATGCGGCTAGCGCCATGTTTGCCTGATCGCCGGACGCACTAAGCCGGATGCCTTGCGCCAGCCCGAACCTCGGATACTTTTTGACAAATCTGGCACTGCCGCACTCATTGCGGCAGCTTGGCGTAGAATGCAATTCATTACGGTCAAGCAATGGATCCCCTATGTACCCCCAGGAACCATCAAAAGAGACTTTTCCCGCTGTCGCCGGCATCCGACTGTCGGAGCTGATTGGTGCGCTTAGTCACGCGCTAGACATCACCGAAGGCCAGCCAGAAGGCCATTGCCTACGCTGCTGCTGGATAGGTATGCATATAGGCCGTGAGATAGGCTTGCCGGAAGATCAGCTGTGGGACCTCTATTACACTCTATTACTCAAAGACTTGGGTTGTAGCAGCAATGCCGCACGCATCTGTGAACTGTATCTGACCGATGACCTTCAATTCAAGCGCGACTTCAAAACTGTCGGTGACAGCTTGCCCAAGGTATTGCAGTTCGTACTCAAGCACACGGGGCTCAAAGCTGGCCTGGCAGAGCGTTTTCGCAGTGTCCTGACGATATTAAGGGATGGCAGTGAGATCGCGCATGAACTCATCGCCACGCGCTGCCAGCGCGGTGCCGAAATCGCCCGCCTGTTACGGTTCTCGGAAGATGTCGCCTGCGGCATCTATAGTCTGGACGAACATTTTAACGGCCAAGGCAAACCGCAAGGACTGAGCGGTGAAAGCATTCCCGTATTTGCCCGTATTGCCCTGCTGGCCCAAGTGATAGATGTATTCCATACCACCGATGGCGCACAGGCCGCGATGGACGAAGTGCATCTGCGTGCCGGGCGCTGGTTTGACCCGCAACTGGTGCAATCCTTCGAGACCGTAGCGCAATACCCTGGTTTCTGGAGCACGCTAAACTCCGCCGGCATAGCCGATGCGGTACTCGAACTGGAACCGCACAGCCATGAGGTGCCGGTCGATGATGACTATCTCGATGACATCGCTGCCGCCTTCGGTCAGGTAGTCGATTCGAAAAGTCCCTACACCAGCGGCCATAGCGCCCGGGTCGCTTTATATACCGACATGATCGCCGAATCCTTAGGGCTTTCCGCTGAACGCCGCAGATGGCTAAAGCGCGGTGCCTTATTGCATGACGTAGGTAAATTAGGGGTCAGTAATAGCATACTCGACAAGGCAGGCAAACTCGATGCGGAAGAATGGGATGCGGTGAAATTACATGCCAGCTATACCGAAACCATACTCGCGCGCATCAGCGCATTTTCGGAACTGGCCAAGGTGGCGGCGGCACACCATGAACGACTTGACGGCGCCGGTTATCCGCGCGGACTGAGCGCAGCCGACATCAGCCTCGACACACGCATCATCACTACCGCCGATATTTTTGACGCAATAACCGCCGAGCGTCCGTATCGTGGCGCAATTCCTATTGCACGTACTCTGGAAATGATGGCGGAGACCGTGGGTAGCGCCATCGATGCCACGTGTTTCGAGGCACTCAAGGCAGCGCTGCTACGTCTGTCAGAAAAATCCCCGCCACAGCATGACTGACAATCACCGCGAACCAAGCGCGGCAAGCCGATCTCAAACAGGCTAGGCCGCACCATCAGCTCGCCTGAAAAACCTGCACATTATCGCGTCCGCTGGTCTTGGCGTGATACATGGCAAAGTCCGCATGTTTAGCCAGCGAGATATCATCGTGACCATGCTCAGGGTAAATTGCTATACCTATGCTGGTAGATATCGACAAAATCTTGTTATCCACCACAAAAACCTGATTGAGTGCAATGCGGATTTTTTCAGCGACCAATAACGCCGCCTCAGCGCCGGCCACATCGGGCAACAACACCACAAACTCATCGCCACCGATGCGGCCTACGGTATCCGAATCACGCAGGCAAGCGGACATGCGCCTGGCCGCTTCCTGTAGCAGCAGATCGCCGACTGCGTGGCCGTGCGCATCGTTGATCGGTTTAAATTTATCAAGATCGATAAACATCAACGCCAGTTTGCCCTTATTTCTTTTAGCCAGTGCCAAAGCTTGTATGACGCGTTCAAAAAAAAGCGAACGGTTCGGCAAATTGGTCAGAAAATCATAATGCGCCAAATGCGCGAGCCTGTCGTGCGCTTGCTTGCGCTCGCTAATATCGAGTTTGACGGCAACAAAATTAGTGATTTCTCCAGCGGCATTCTTGACTGGCGCGATATGCGTCTCTTCCCAATAAATTTCGCCATTCTTGCGGCGATTCACCAACTCGCCGCTCCATAACTC
This genomic interval carries:
- a CDS encoding alpha/beta fold hydrolase is translated as MDMALHSQIAKFTAGVSPISVILACMDWGLHLAASPGKQLDLLKMREKQATEWPKWISEAIAANAGGQKPITETGAELLAAGKDGRFAYPGWNAWPFNALKNSFLQTQEFWQSATTGVRGVSAHHEYVVNFVSRQMLDMLSPSNYPLLNPEVLATTVETKGKNLVSGMLHWMQDNGLELDVNGNGKLNHTPKPLAYTPGHEVAITPGKVVFRNDLIELIQYSPQTAKVFAEPILIVPSWIMKYYILDLSQHNSLVRFLVEQGHTVFMISWKNPTKEDRDLGMHDYIDSGLFAALEEVGRITHKKPVHAVGYCLGGTLLSIGAAALANGAARKAHPALPQIKSITLLAAQTDFSEPGELGLFIDESQLAILDAQMWEKGYLDGDQMASSFQLLNSRDLIWSKIMREYQLGTRNSPNDLMSWNADSTRLPYRMHSEYLKHLFLHNDLAEGRYEVNGHSIALTDLHLPMFVVGTARDHVSPWRSVYKIHLLSDSPIEFVLASGGHNAGIVSEPGHAHRSYQYLPVEKRSTTYSDPEEWLAAASTAPGSWWIHWQQWLEQHSSPNKITALTPESDPDLGDAPGQYVMEK
- a CDS encoding TolC family protein, producing MIFLNVALGAAQTHAAETMQQAWDIALQRDHYFAASQQKELAANHQLASVQANHLPKVSLDAGYMRTESEPSAKVNIPALPFLKGASLPFAQDGTYFGGVALSAPVYTGGKISAGVAAAQAQADAAQARTGQSKSELKLAVAQSYIAVLRASHAQEVAKSHITAVGKHVSDVLALFDQGYVARHDLLASQVALANAEQLGLQAGNALAMARAAYNRWLGRPQDGIVDILDIGAGSQASLSNDQTSDVTGDLTYLLSSANARRKELQELDQQSLAYKKQASSVAAGHLPQIGVSAGWSKLENRYLVEDKGWWVGVVMKWELFDGGLIRHQAAQLSATAQAIQEIQEDTRERIALQVRQSWLSQQEANARMALVGKASEQADETLLLARERYRSGLAPNSDVLDAETRRLQAYSNRDNAIYDRELARLQLQYASGQL
- a CDS encoding HlyD family efflux transporter periplasmic adaptor subunit; this translates as MPEGLIAASGRIEGERIVAAAKYPGRVVKIMAREGETVSVGTVVAQLEDTTFQSRVEQARQALNGSEAQLRGAQAALDVTQKEVPMAINGADAAVSQAQAMSGKASAVELQARRDAQRHKDLFERGVIERHRYEQADLAWQVAQADVKAAQESVSRAQQGALQAGLGGDKVKAKQQEIGALQAQRERAVAAVAEANAILGDLVIKAPATGVVLARLREPGEVVMPGSAILDMVDLDALHLKVYVPESKIGQLRLGLPVRIYIDAQPDQFYTAKVSFIASRAEFTPKEVQTTDERVKLVYAVKLAIDKNPDHKLTPGLPADAVIRWKENAVWQKPSWK
- a CDS encoding HD-GYP domain-containing protein, which produces MYPQEPSKETFPAVAGIRLSELIGALSHALDITEGQPEGHCLRCCWIGMHIGREIGLPEDQLWDLYYTLLLKDLGCSSNAARICELYLTDDLQFKRDFKTVGDSLPKVLQFVLKHTGLKAGLAERFRSVLTILRDGSEIAHELIATRCQRGAEIARLLRFSEDVACGIYSLDEHFNGQGKPQGLSGESIPVFARIALLAQVIDVFHTTDGAQAAMDEVHLRAGRWFDPQLVQSFETVAQYPGFWSTLNSAGIADAVLELEPHSHEVPVDDDYLDDIAAAFGQVVDSKSPYTSGHSARVALYTDMIAESLGLSAERRRWLKRGALLHDVGKLGVSNSILDKAGKLDAEEWDAVKLHASYTETILARISAFSELAKVAAAHHERLDGAGYPRGLSAADISLDTRIITTADIFDAITAERPYRGAIPIARTLEMMAETVGSAIDATCFEALKAALLRLSEKSPPQHD